The following proteins are co-located in the Bombus pascuorum chromosome 3, iyBomPasc1.1, whole genome shotgun sequence genome:
- the LOC132905733 gene encoding uncharacterized protein LOC132905733, producing the protein MVKIIVSEMDLDNVTLLAQQIRETNKLSRENAEHLKSLRIQLKNPVLPQHEIETRAGSRPPTREEIKKFKEIGSIKKGCYNTSEDKIIAHNWKEFCKLHHWNPTEVEPFLLLRDENKTYIRSKRERKRFVQFLADGLPKRTLYSVYHRFRTLYADNFQRRFNPEEDRMILDHLEHNVNLNHKRKYADLAKVLKRTRISIWRRYRILKRRHHASENY; encoded by the exons atggttAAAATAATCGTTTCAGAGATGGATCTTGATAATGTTACTTTACTCGCTCAACAAATTAGAGAAACAAATAAACTTTCCAGAGAGAATGCAGag cATTTGAAAAGTTTGCGTATACAGCTAAAAAACCCTGTATTACCACAACATGAAATTGAAACCCGTGCTGGATCTCGTCCTCCAACAcgtgaagaaataaaaaagtttaaagaaaTAGGATCTATTAAAAAAGGATGTTATAATACATCAGAGGATAAAATAATTGCTCATAATTGGAAAGAATTTTGTAAG TTACATCACTGGAACCCTACAGAGGTTGAACCATTTTTACTCTTGagagatgaaaataaaacatatatacgcagtaaaagggaaagaaaaagatttgtacaatttttagcAGATGGTTTGCCAAAAAGAACTTTGTACAGTGTATATCACAGATTTAGAACTTTGTATGCagataattttcaaagaag GTTTAATCCAGAAGAAGATAGAATGATTTTGGATCACTTAGAACATAATGTCAACCTTAATCACAAGCGAAAATATGCAGATTTAGCAAAAGTTTTAAAACGAACTCGAATTTCTATTTGGCGTCGTTATAGAATACTCAAGAGAAGACATCATGCAAGTGAGAATTATTAG
- the LOC132905459 gene encoding BLOC-1-related complex subunit 7, producing MASASSTSARSLFVESKMRLADRVQVNVNNIASLARQIQRGSKSSEILMHSAKNFAQQEHSLETAEANLKKIALLTTHLEYQMESINRSFITLEEVTEQVRSMQR from the exons ATGGCTTCAGCTTCAAGTACAAGTGCTCGAAGCTTATTTGTTGAGTCAAAAATGAGATTGGCTGATAGAGTACAAGTTAATGTAAACAATATTGCATCCCTTGCAAGACAAATACAAAGAGGTTCAAAAAGCAGTGag ATATTAATGCACAGTGCAAAAAATTTTGCACAACAAGAGCATAGTCTAGAAACTGCAGAGGCTAATCTAAAGAAAATTGCTCTTCTAACCACTCATTTAGAATACCAAATGGAATCTATCAATAGAAGTTTTATAACTTTAGAAGAAGTTACTGAACAAGTACG